A window of the Brassica napus cultivar Da-Ae chromosome A2, Da-Ae, whole genome shotgun sequence genome harbors these coding sequences:
- the LOC106398352 gene encoding BRAP2 RING ZnF UBP domain-containing protein 2 isoform X1: MMPSTSTLIAGEDSVVPPLASVSGESSLSDMTQTVHFSSGNPRIGETRGVMHLFPDDAVSPSSSSSSSSILPIGRNPLVCVLGVPNHMTYADFCQFCGSFIQHILEMRTVRNDGMENRYNILIRFDSQESADTYYQHFRGKRFNSLEEEVCRLLFTLDVQFTGYSGSIDHTQPSSAGPVEQPTCPVCLERLDQDTGGILTTMCNHSFHCSCISNWPDSSCPVCRYCQQQPENSVCCVCQTTENLWMCVICGVVGCGRYKGAHARTHWEETDHCYSLELETQRVWDYAGDNYVHRLIQSKTDGKLVELNSHGSLSKDGCGSCEYSDSGMTDALLNSKVDMIISEYNELLQAQLENQKQYFEKLLQNVKEETEQKVSEAANKAISQRLQKLQARRDRCFKEKQFLEDLNENLMKNKDVWSTKITEMEEREKKAVQVKDEKIERLEEQLGKLMAQMDGGESEGSELKEEVKDGTVLPISADSTTTSCGSEKVKNASKNKSNRRKG, from the exons ATGATGCCCTCAACTTCAACCTTAATCGCCGGGGAAGATTCGGTCGTTCCACCGCTGGCAAGTGTTTCCGGCGAATCGTCGCTCTCCGATATGACTCAGACAGTTCATTTTTCCTCTGGAAACCCTAGGATCGGAGAGACTCGCGGCGTCATGCATCTATTTCCCGACGATGCCGTTTCgccgtcgtcttcttcttcttcctcttcgatTCTCCCT ATTGGGAGGAACCCTCTTGTTTGCGTTCTTGGTGTGCCGAACCATATGACGTACGCAGATTTTTGCCAGTTCTGCGGCTCCTTCATCCAGCACATACTCGAAATGCGAACTGTGAG GAATGATGGGATGGAAAATAGATATAACATTTTGATAAGGTTTGATAGTCAAGAGTCTGCCGATACATACTACCAGCATTTTAGAGGGAAACGATTCAACTCACTTGAG GAAGAGGTGTGTCGTTTGCTTTTTACTCTAGATGTTCAGTTTACTGGTTATAGTGGATCTATTGACCATACTCAGCCTTCTTCTGCTGGCCCAGTTGAGCAACCTACTTGCCCAGTTtgtcttg AGAGATTGGACCAAGACACTGGTGGTATTCTAACAACTATGTGCAATCATTCATTCCATTGTTCATGTATTTCTAATTGGCCAGATTCTTCTTGCCCA gtttgTCGATATTGCCAGCAGCAGCCTGAAAATTCAGTATGTTGTGTTTGCCAAACAACGGAGAATCTCTGGATGTGTGTTATCTGTGGGGTTGTTGGCTGCGGAAG GTACAAGGGAGCACATGCCAGAACGCACTGGGAGGAGACGGATCATTGCTATTCACTTGAGCTTGAAACACAGCGTGTTTGGGATTATGCTGGTGACAATTATGTTCACCGGCTTATTCAATCCAAAACTGATGGCAAGCTAGTAGAATTGAATTCTCACGGTAGTTTGAGCAAGGATGGTTGTGGAAGCTGTGAATATTCTGACAGTGGTATGACTGATGCTCTCTTGAACAGCAAAGTGGACATg ATCATCAGTGAGTACAACGAACTCCTCCAGGCACAACTAGAGAACCAAAAACAA TATTTTGAAAAATTGCTACAAAACGTCAAAGAGGAAACGGAACAGAAAGTCTCAGAAGCTGCGAACAAGGCAATAAGCCAGAGACTGCAGAAGCTGCAAGCCAGGCGTGACAGATGTTTCAAAGAGAAGCAATTTCTTGAAGAT TTGAACGAAAACCTGATGAAAAATAAGGACGTATGGAGCACCAAGATTACAGAAATGGAAGAAAG GGAGAAGAAGGCGGTTCAGGTGAAGGATGAAAAGATTGAGCGCTTGGAAGAACAG CTTGGAAAGCTAATGGCCCAAATGGATGGTGGTGAGAGTGAAGGATCAGAGTTAAAGGAGGAGGTCAAGGACGGTACTGTGTTGCCCATATCAGCCGATAGTACTACCACTTCGTGTGGGTCTGAGAAAGTTAAAAATGCGAGTAAAAACAAGAGTAACAGAAGAAAGGGTTGA
- the LOC125586102 gene encoding 3-isopropylmalate dehydrogenase 2, chloroplastic-like, with translation MSTALQIHASGIKLPVSLIPSTTKQISRASKRVGRIRCSATTPNKKYTIAVLPGDGIGTEVTPVAVEALRLAGSLEGIDFEFKEMLVGGAAYEATGVPFPEETLKASLESDAVYLGAVGITKKMPSSDHLPKHLRPEVGLMRIRRALGVYANLRPITVFPQLLEASSLKRSVTEEVDFMIIRELAGGLYYGKPRGFGINEKGEETGFCTEIYSSSEVDRVARIAFDMAMERRGKVCSVDKATILESSRLWRKRVTIMSEEYPEVDLSHMLVDTSGMELIRYPKQFDVLLTTNVFGDILSDVSAMITGGIGMLPSACIGGPGPQLFEPVHGSAPDIEGEDVANPLAAVLTAVMLLRYGLKEEAVAKRIENAIFDTLNEGFRTRDISTPGAKIVGCKKMGEEILKSLYVRVPSYQLN, from the exons ATGTCGACAGCACTTCAGATCCACGCAAGCGGAATCAAATTACCGGTCTCACTTATTCCTAGTACTACCAAACAAATCTCTAGGGCTAGTAAACGTGTTGGTAGGATCAGATGCTCCGCCACCACACCAAATAAAAAGTACACCATTGCCGTCCTCCCCGGTGATGGCATCGGCACTGAAGTCACTCCAGTTGCCGTCGAAGCTCTCCGCCTCGCTGGCTCTCTCGAAG GAATTGATTTCGAGTTTAAGGAGATGTTGGTCGGTGGTGCCGCTTACGAGGCCACCGGAGTTCCGTTCCCGGAAGAAACCCTAAAAGCGTCTCTTGAGTCCGACGCTGTTTACCTAGGAGCAGTTGGTATCACCAAAAAGAT GCCGTCGTCGGATCATCTACCGAAGCATCTAAGGCCTGAAGTTGGCCTGATGCGTATCCGAAGAGCTCTCGGAGTATATGCTAATCTCAGACCCATCACCGTCTTTCCTCAG TTATTGGAAGCTTCCTCTTTGAAGAGGAGTGTGACGGAAGAGGTTGACTTTATGATCATAAGAGAGCTCGCTGGAG GTTTGTATTATGGAAAGCCAAGAGGCTTTGGAATCAACGAAAAGGGCGAGGAGACCGGTTTCTGCACCGAGATTTATTCCAGTAGCGAG GTTGATCGTGTCGCTCGAATTGCATTTGACATGGCAATGGAACGACGTGGCAAAGTCTGCTCAGTCGACAAAGCTACCATCTTGGAA TCGTCGAGGTTGTGGAGGAAACGAGTGACGATTATGTCGGAAGAGTATCCAGAAGTTGATCTGTCGCATATGCTAGTGGACACATCTGGCATGGAGCTGATTCGGTACCCCAAACAA TTCGACGTACTCTTGACAACGAATGTCTTTGGAGATATCTTGTCGGATGTTTCAGCTATGATCACCGGCGGCATTGGAATGCTTCCCTCCGCCTGCATCGGAGGCCCg GGACCGCAGCTCTTCGAACCTGTTCACGGTTCAGCTCCTGACATCGAGGGAGAG GACGTAGCAAATCCACTGGCTGCGGTTCTCACGGCCGTGATGCTTCTGAGGTATGGTTTGAAGGAAGAAGCGGTCGCAAAACGCATagaaaatgctatttttgaTACCTTAAACGAAGGTTTCAGAACGCGTGATATTTCCACTCCCGGAGCC AAAATTGTGGGATGCAAGAAGATGGGTGAAGAAATATTGAAGTCACTTTACGTCAGAGTTCCGTCGTATCAATTGAACTAG
- the LOC125586086 gene encoding F-box/LRR-repeat protein 14-like isoform X1 yields the protein MNKPSLSDQKETMEELPDHLVWDIFKNLHKTNDRNSLSLSCKRFYSLDNEQRQSLRIGCGLVPAPDALLSLCKRFPNLSKVEIVYSGWMSKLGKQLDDQGLLLLSTNCHSLSDLTLSYCTFITDVGIRHLSSCTKLSSLKLNFAPRITGCGVLSVAVGCKKLKILHLIRCVNVASVEWLEYFGKLEVLEELCIKNCRGVGEGDLVKLGTIWRKLRVLKFEVDANYRNMKDYDQLAAERWRKQLVLCDNLVELSLVNCVIAPGRGLACVLRKCKSLEKLHLDMCIGVSDSDIIALVQEAKQLRSISLRVPSDFTLPLLNNATMRLTDESLSAIAQHCSKLESFKVSFSDGEFPSLLSFTLQGIITLIKKCPIRELSLDHVCSFNDVGMEALCSALNLEILELVHCQEVSDEGLVLVSQFPSLTVLKLSKCLGVTDDGLIPLAKTHRLELLVVEDCPQVSRKGVNGAATSVSFRQDLSWMY from the exons ATGAATAAACCGTCCCTTTCAG ATCAAAAAGAGACAATGGAAGAGTTGCCAGACCATTTAGTTTGGGACATCTTCAAGAACCTTCACAAAACCAATGACAGAAACTCTCTTTCACTCTCTTGCAAGCGTTTCTACTCTCTAGACAACGAGCAAAGACAGTCTCTCCGGATTGGCTGCGGTTTAGTTCCTGCACCCGATGCCTTACTTTCTCTCTGCAAGAGGTTTCCAAATCTCTCCAAAGTAGAGATCGTTTACTCTGGTTGGATGTCAAAACTTGGCAAACAACTTGACGATCAAGGCCTTCTTCTCCTCTCCACCAACTGCCATTCGCTCTCTGATCTCACTCTTAGCTACTGCACTTTCATCACCGACGTTGGCATTCGTCATTTGTCTTCCTGTACAAAGCTTTCTTCCTTGAAGTTGAACTTCGCTCCAAGAATCACTGGTTGTGGCGTGTTGTCGGTAGCTGTAGGGTGCAAGAAACTCAAGATATTGCATCTCATTCGATGCGTAAACGTGGCGAGCGTTGAGTGGTTGGAGTATTTCGGAAAGCTTGAGGTTCTTGAAGAGCTCTGTATCAAGAACTGCAGAGGGGTTGGGGAAGGTGATTTAGTGAAGCTGGGAACTATCTGGAGAAAGCTTCGAGTTCTGAAGTTTGAGGTAGACGCAAACTACAGGAACATGAAGGATTATGATCAGTTAGCTGCGGAGCGATGGCGGAAACAGTTGGTTCTCTGTGATAATCTTGTGGAGCTCAGCCTTGTGAACTGCGTCATAGCTCCAGGGAGAGGGCTCGCTTGTGTGCTGAGAAAGTGCAAGAGCCTGGAGAAACTTCATTTGGACATGTGTATTGGTGTCAGCGACTCGGACATCATAGCATTGGTCCAGGAAGCTAAACAACTCAGAAGCATCTCGCTACGTGTTCCTTCTGATTTCACTCTGCCTCTCTTAAACAACGCGACCATGAGATTAACCGATGAAAGTCTCAGTGCCATAGCTCAACACTGCTCAAAGCTCGAATCATTCAAGGTTTCGTTCTCAGACGGTGAGTTTCCTTCCCTCTTATCTTTCACCCTCCAGGGGATAATCACTCTGATCAAGAAATGCCCCATTAGAGAGCTTTCTCTTGACCATGTGTGCTCTTTCAACGACGTGGGCATGGAGGCTCTGTGTTCAGCTCTGAATCTAGAGATCTTGGAGCTTGTACACTGTCAGGAAGTGAGCGACGAGGGGTTGGTTTTGGTGAGCCAGTTTCCTTCCCTCACTGTGTTGAAACTATCCAAGTGTTTGGGAGTCACAGACGATGGACTGATACCACTTGCGAAGACTCACAGGCTGGAGTTGCTTGTGGTTGAAGATTGTCCTCAGGTTTCAAGAAAAGGTGTTAATGGTGCTGCAACATCTGTATCTTTTAGGCAAGACTTGTCATGGATGTATTGA
- the LOC125586100 gene encoding 3-isopropylmalate dehydrogenase 2, chloroplastic-like: MAGALGLHVITTQLPIAFISATKQTFRRASVIRCAANPPNKRYTIAVLPGDGVGNEVIPVAVDALRLAGSLEGLDLRFEELPIGGAALELVGVPLPEETLRKAKQSDAVLLGAVGWPKWDNSPKHLKPITALLQLRAGLEVFSNLRPITVFPQLVDSTYLRKDTAEGVDIMIIRELTGGIYNAHPRGFTTNEQGDEVGFCTESYSASEVDHIARVAFDIAKQRRSKLCSVDKATILEGSMLWRKRVTAMGLEYPEVEVSHLLIDTAAMDLVRYPRQFDTILTGVMFGDILSDLAAMIPGSVGLLPSAALGDSGPGIFEPVHGSAPKHYGKDTVNPLAAVLSAAMLFRYGLKEENAAQRIEKAVSDVLDRGFRTRDILTPGTTLVGCKRMGEEILRSLDARVSVSNGSLV; encoded by the exons ATGGCGGGAGCTCTAGGATTACACGTCATCACTACACAGCTTCCGATTGCGTTTATCTCCGCTACCAAACAGACCTTTAGGAGAGCTTCTGTGATCAGATGCGCCGCCAACCCACCGAATAAACGGTACACCATAGCGGTGCTTCCCGGCGATGGCGTCGGCAATGAAGTCATCCCCGTCGCCGTGGACGCTCTTCGTCTAGCTGGATCGCTCGAAg GGCTAGATTTGAGGTTCGAGGAGCTGCCCATAGGAGGTGCTGCTTTGGAACTCGTCGGAGTTCCACTACCGGAGGAAACATTGAGAAAGGCAAAGCAGTCGGATGCTGTTCTTCTCGGGGCTGTTGGATG GCCGAAATGGGATAACAGTCCGAAGCACTTGAAGCCTATAACGGCGCTGTTGCAGCTTCGTGCGGGTCTTGAAGTGTTTTCCAATTTAAGGCCCATCACTGTGTTCCCTCAG CTGGTTGATTCGACGTATCTGAGAAAAGACACGGCCGAAGGGGTTGACATTATGATCATCCGGGAGCTTACTGGAG GTATTTACAATGCGCACCCTCGGGGGTTTACCACTAATGAACAAGGTGACGAAGTTGGCTTTTGCACTGAGTCCTACTCTGCAAGTGAG GTTGATCACATTGCTCGTGTTGCATTTGATATTGCCAAGCAACGGCGCAGTAAACTTTGCTCTGTTGACAAGGCTACTATCCTTGAG GGATCAATGTTGTGGAGGAAAAGAGTCACAGCAATGGGCTTAGAGTATCCCGAGGTTGAAGTGAGTCATTTGCTTATTGACACCGCTGCGATGGATCTTGTTCGGTACCCAAGACAG TTCGATACCATTTTGACTGGAGTCATGTTTGGTGATATCCTCTCTGATCTTGCGGCCATGATCCCTGGAAGTGTAGGATTGCTTCCATCTGCTGCCCTTGGTGATTCA GGACCTGGAATCTTTGAACCCGTGCATGGATCTGCACCTAAACACTACGGAAAG GACACAGTGAACCCCTTGGCAGCTGTTCTATCAGCTGCAATGCTTTTCAGGTACGGACTGAAAGAGGAAAACGCTGCACAGAGGATCGAGAAGGCAGTTTCAGATGTCTTGGACCGCGGATTCAGAACTCGTGACATTCTCACTCCTGGAACG ACATTGGTAGGTTGCAAGAGAATGGGAGAGGAGATACTGAGATCCCTTGATGCTAGAGTCTCTGTTTCAAACGGAAGTTTGGTTTAG
- the LOC111197702 gene encoding 3-isopropylmalate dehydrogenase, chloroplastic, which translates to MAAALQTNIRPVKFPATFRALTKQSSPAPFRVRCAAASPGKKRYNITLLPGDGIGPEVISIAKNVLQQAGSLEGLEFSFQEMPVGGAALDLVGVPLPEETVSAAKESDAVLLGAIGGYKWDKNEKHLKPETGLLQLRAGLKVFANLRPATVLPQLVDASTLKREVAEGVDLMVVRELTGGIYFGVPRGIKTNENGEEVGYNTEVYAAHEIDRIARVAFETARKRRGKLCSVDKANVLDASILWRRRVTALAAEYPDVELSHMYVDNAAMQLVRDPKQFDTIVTNNIFGDILSDEASMITGSIGMLPSASLSDSGPGLFEPIHGSAPDIAGQDKANPLATILSAAMLLKYGLGEEKAAKRIEDAVLGALNKGFRTGDIYSAGTKLVGCKEMGEEVLKSVDSHVQASV; encoded by the exons ATGGCGGCGGCTCTGCAGACTAACATCCGACCGGTTAAGTTTCCGGCTACGttccgagctctcaccaaacaATCTTCTCCCGCACCCTTTAGAGTGAGATGCGCCGCTGCTTCCCCCGGGAAAAAGAGATACAACATCACTCTCCTTCCCGGCGACGGAATCGGTCCGGAGGTCATCTCCATCGCTAAAAATGTGCTTCAGCAAGCTGGTTCCTTGGAAG GTCTGGAGTTTAGCTTCCAGGAAATGCCTGTAGGAGGGGCTgctttggatttggtcggagtGCCTTTGCCTGAGGAGACCGTCTCTGCTGCTAAAGAATCAGATGCTGTGCTTCTTGGAGCCATTGGAGG GTACAAATGGGATAAGAATGAAAAGCATCTGAAGCCTGAGACTGGGTTGCTTCAACTTCGGGCTGGTCTTAAAGTCTTTGCTAATCTGAGACCTGCTACTGTTCTTCCACAG TTAGTGGATGCTTCGACCTTGAAGAGAGAGGTTGCAGAAGGTGTTGATCTGATGGTTGTTAGGGAGCTTACAGGAG GTATTTACTTTGGAGTGCCAAGGGGCATTAAGACTAATGAAAATGGTGAGGAAGTTGGGTATAATACCGAGGTCTATGCTGCTCACGAG ATTGATAGAATTGCTCGTGTTGCCTTCGAGACTGCTAGGAAACGGCGTGGCAAGCTGTGTTCTGTTGACAAAGCTAATGTCTTGGAT GCATCGATTTTATGGAGGAGACGAGTAACAGCACTAGCAGCTGAATATCCTGATGTTGAACTGTCACATATGTATGTTGACAATGCTGCCATGCAGCTTGTTCGTGACCCCAAACAG TTTGACACCATTGTTACAAACAACATTTTTGGTGATATATTATCCGATGAAGCGTCGATGATCACAGGAAGCATCGGCATGCTTCCCTCTGCTAGTCTCAGTGATTCG GGACCTGGACTCTTTGAACCTATACATGGTTCTGCACCTGATATTGCTGGACAG GATAAAGCAAACCCGTTGGCAACCATCCTCAGCGCTGCAATGCTTCTGAAATACGGACTTGGAGAGGAGAAGGCAGCTAAGAGAATTGAAGACGCTGTGTTGGGTGCTCTGAACAAAGGATTCAGAACAGGAGACATCTACTCCGCAGGAACT AAACTTGTGGGCTGCAAGGAGATGGGAGAGGAAGTTCTGAAGTCAGTGGATTCCCACGTTCAAGCTTCTGTTTAA
- the LOC125586086 gene encoding F-box/LRR-repeat protein 14-like isoform X2, with protein MEELPDHLVWDIFKNLHKTNDRNSLSLSCKRFYSLDNEQRQSLRIGCGLVPAPDALLSLCKRFPNLSKVEIVYSGWMSKLGKQLDDQGLLLLSTNCHSLSDLTLSYCTFITDVGIRHLSSCTKLSSLKLNFAPRITGCGVLSVAVGCKKLKILHLIRCVNVASVEWLEYFGKLEVLEELCIKNCRGVGEGDLVKLGTIWRKLRVLKFEVDANYRNMKDYDQLAAERWRKQLVLCDNLVELSLVNCVIAPGRGLACVLRKCKSLEKLHLDMCIGVSDSDIIALVQEAKQLRSISLRVPSDFTLPLLNNATMRLTDESLSAIAQHCSKLESFKVSFSDGEFPSLLSFTLQGIITLIKKCPIRELSLDHVCSFNDVGMEALCSALNLEILELVHCQEVSDEGLVLVSQFPSLTVLKLSKCLGVTDDGLIPLAKTHRLELLVVEDCPQVSRKGVNGAATSVSFRQDLSWMY; from the coding sequence ATGGAAGAGTTGCCAGACCATTTAGTTTGGGACATCTTCAAGAACCTTCACAAAACCAATGACAGAAACTCTCTTTCACTCTCTTGCAAGCGTTTCTACTCTCTAGACAACGAGCAAAGACAGTCTCTCCGGATTGGCTGCGGTTTAGTTCCTGCACCCGATGCCTTACTTTCTCTCTGCAAGAGGTTTCCAAATCTCTCCAAAGTAGAGATCGTTTACTCTGGTTGGATGTCAAAACTTGGCAAACAACTTGACGATCAAGGCCTTCTTCTCCTCTCCACCAACTGCCATTCGCTCTCTGATCTCACTCTTAGCTACTGCACTTTCATCACCGACGTTGGCATTCGTCATTTGTCTTCCTGTACAAAGCTTTCTTCCTTGAAGTTGAACTTCGCTCCAAGAATCACTGGTTGTGGCGTGTTGTCGGTAGCTGTAGGGTGCAAGAAACTCAAGATATTGCATCTCATTCGATGCGTAAACGTGGCGAGCGTTGAGTGGTTGGAGTATTTCGGAAAGCTTGAGGTTCTTGAAGAGCTCTGTATCAAGAACTGCAGAGGGGTTGGGGAAGGTGATTTAGTGAAGCTGGGAACTATCTGGAGAAAGCTTCGAGTTCTGAAGTTTGAGGTAGACGCAAACTACAGGAACATGAAGGATTATGATCAGTTAGCTGCGGAGCGATGGCGGAAACAGTTGGTTCTCTGTGATAATCTTGTGGAGCTCAGCCTTGTGAACTGCGTCATAGCTCCAGGGAGAGGGCTCGCTTGTGTGCTGAGAAAGTGCAAGAGCCTGGAGAAACTTCATTTGGACATGTGTATTGGTGTCAGCGACTCGGACATCATAGCATTGGTCCAGGAAGCTAAACAACTCAGAAGCATCTCGCTACGTGTTCCTTCTGATTTCACTCTGCCTCTCTTAAACAACGCGACCATGAGATTAACCGATGAAAGTCTCAGTGCCATAGCTCAACACTGCTCAAAGCTCGAATCATTCAAGGTTTCGTTCTCAGACGGTGAGTTTCCTTCCCTCTTATCTTTCACCCTCCAGGGGATAATCACTCTGATCAAGAAATGCCCCATTAGAGAGCTTTCTCTTGACCATGTGTGCTCTTTCAACGACGTGGGCATGGAGGCTCTGTGTTCAGCTCTGAATCTAGAGATCTTGGAGCTTGTACACTGTCAGGAAGTGAGCGACGAGGGGTTGGTTTTGGTGAGCCAGTTTCCTTCCCTCACTGTGTTGAAACTATCCAAGTGTTTGGGAGTCACAGACGATGGACTGATACCACTTGCGAAGACTCACAGGCTGGAGTTGCTTGTGGTTGAAGATTGTCCTCAGGTTTCAAGAAAAGGTGTTAATGGTGCTGCAACATCTGTATCTTTTAGGCAAGACTTGTCATGGATGTATTGA
- the LOC106398352 gene encoding BRAP2 RING ZnF UBP domain-containing protein 2 isoform X2, with protein sequence MMPSTSTLIAGEDSVVPPLASVSGESSLSDMTQTVHFSSGNPRIGETRGVMHLFPDDAVSPSSSSSSSSILPIGRNPLVCVLGVPNHMTYADFCQFCGSFIQHILEMRTVRFDSQESADTYYQHFRGKRFNSLEEEVCRLLFTLDVQFTGYSGSIDHTQPSSAGPVEQPTCPVCLERLDQDTGGILTTMCNHSFHCSCISNWPDSSCPVCRYCQQQPENSVCCVCQTTENLWMCVICGVVGCGRYKGAHARTHWEETDHCYSLELETQRVWDYAGDNYVHRLIQSKTDGKLVELNSHGSLSKDGCGSCEYSDSGMTDALLNSKVDMIISEYNELLQAQLENQKQYFEKLLQNVKEETEQKVSEAANKAISQRLQKLQARRDRCFKEKQFLEDLNENLMKNKDVWSTKITEMEEREKKAVQVKDEKIERLEEQLGKLMAQMDGGESEGSELKEEVKDGTVLPISADSTTTSCGSEKVKNASKNKSNRRKG encoded by the exons ATGATGCCCTCAACTTCAACCTTAATCGCCGGGGAAGATTCGGTCGTTCCACCGCTGGCAAGTGTTTCCGGCGAATCGTCGCTCTCCGATATGACTCAGACAGTTCATTTTTCCTCTGGAAACCCTAGGATCGGAGAGACTCGCGGCGTCATGCATCTATTTCCCGACGATGCCGTTTCgccgtcgtcttcttcttcttcctcttcgatTCTCCCT ATTGGGAGGAACCCTCTTGTTTGCGTTCTTGGTGTGCCGAACCATATGACGTACGCAGATTTTTGCCAGTTCTGCGGCTCCTTCATCCAGCACATACTCGAAATGCGAACTGTGAG GTTTGATAGTCAAGAGTCTGCCGATACATACTACCAGCATTTTAGAGGGAAACGATTCAACTCACTTGAG GAAGAGGTGTGTCGTTTGCTTTTTACTCTAGATGTTCAGTTTACTGGTTATAGTGGATCTATTGACCATACTCAGCCTTCTTCTGCTGGCCCAGTTGAGCAACCTACTTGCCCAGTTtgtcttg AGAGATTGGACCAAGACACTGGTGGTATTCTAACAACTATGTGCAATCATTCATTCCATTGTTCATGTATTTCTAATTGGCCAGATTCTTCTTGCCCA gtttgTCGATATTGCCAGCAGCAGCCTGAAAATTCAGTATGTTGTGTTTGCCAAACAACGGAGAATCTCTGGATGTGTGTTATCTGTGGGGTTGTTGGCTGCGGAAG GTACAAGGGAGCACATGCCAGAACGCACTGGGAGGAGACGGATCATTGCTATTCACTTGAGCTTGAAACACAGCGTGTTTGGGATTATGCTGGTGACAATTATGTTCACCGGCTTATTCAATCCAAAACTGATGGCAAGCTAGTAGAATTGAATTCTCACGGTAGTTTGAGCAAGGATGGTTGTGGAAGCTGTGAATATTCTGACAGTGGTATGACTGATGCTCTCTTGAACAGCAAAGTGGACATg ATCATCAGTGAGTACAACGAACTCCTCCAGGCACAACTAGAGAACCAAAAACAA TATTTTGAAAAATTGCTACAAAACGTCAAAGAGGAAACGGAACAGAAAGTCTCAGAAGCTGCGAACAAGGCAATAAGCCAGAGACTGCAGAAGCTGCAAGCCAGGCGTGACAGATGTTTCAAAGAGAAGCAATTTCTTGAAGAT TTGAACGAAAACCTGATGAAAAATAAGGACGTATGGAGCACCAAGATTACAGAAATGGAAGAAAG GGAGAAGAAGGCGGTTCAGGTGAAGGATGAAAAGATTGAGCGCTTGGAAGAACAG CTTGGAAAGCTAATGGCCCAAATGGATGGTGGTGAGAGTGAAGGATCAGAGTTAAAGGAGGAGGTCAAGGACGGTACTGTGTTGCCCATATCAGCCGATAGTACTACCACTTCGTGTGGGTCTGAGAAAGTTAAAAATGCGAGTAAAAACAAGAGTAACAGAAGAAAGGGTTGA